In the Salvia miltiorrhiza cultivar Shanhuang (shh) chromosome 8, IMPLAD_Smil_shh, whole genome shotgun sequence genome, TTGTGGGAAATATATTGCTGTGATCTACCTTATCCTGATCTTAGCTTTGCTGATATTTCATCAGCTGTTGTTAAACAGGTAGCTTTTATTCAATATTTTTCCTTTGAATCCATTGCCCTATTGAGTCATTCAAATACTAGATTCGACCATATGTATTGTCagtctaatctaatctaacccTTGATAGAACCTACGGCCGGACATCCCTCGTTGTTGCCCAAGCTCTCTTGCAAGCATCATGAAACGGTGTTGGGATGCGAACCCGGAGAAACGGCCAGAGATGGATGAGGTGGTGAGGTTGCTGGAGTCGATCGACACGAGTAGAGGCGGCGGCATGATACCGGAAGACCAATTACCAGGGTGTTTCTGCTTTGCTCCGAGTAGGGGGCCATAAGAGATTGCCCTCTGTTTTTCAGCCATTACAAAACTTGTCAAGAGGTGATCGATTTCTTCGTTTCTTCGTTTCTTTGTCTATTTGCCTTCATTGTGGGGCATTTCCTTTTTATAACGAGGAAAAATACACAGCTGTAATTTATTATTGCATCATCCATGAATCCAATGTTCGTCTATTTTGTAAATAATGGGCTAAATTTGTAAACTCACTTTGAACTCGACGTCATTGAGTATttagattatgaaatgttttcaAGACTCAAATTTTATGTGCGTGGCATTCGCCTACACTTTGGTATAACAACATCCCACCCATGTGCTTGTGGCCACAAATTCTCACCTTTTAATAGTGTTGTACCAAATTCATATGTCGTTTTATGCCTTTCAATCGTGAAATAGTCATGGACTATCTCGGTCGAATCctgcaacaaaaaaatacaagGCATAAATAGCATGGACACATGGGATTTCTAATAAATCTCATGCTCTATAAGTACAAGACCTACCTTCAACATTCACAATAAATTTATCAGCAAACGCATCCACTTCAAACAAACCACCTGAAAGAGGTTGTGGAATACAAAATCTACTTTGATCCTTTAACTTCTCCAACTTCTTCTTAATATTAGGCCATAATTTATCCCGAAGGCCCTCAATTTCTACAAGTTTCTTGTATTGTCTATCCATCAATGAGCACCTACTATAGCATATGTACAACATGTTTATTTCTAACATTTATTATGTACCGATTGAATATTTTAACTAACATTATTGTCTACTATGTCACAGCGAAGAAATGTATTCATAAAAGCTTATAGAATTTTTGTGGCCTTCTTTCAATGAAATCATCATAAGTTGCAGGCTTCTCACTCTTGATCTCTTCAATGGCCAGGTGGTATTGTTTAGTATATGTGGCTCTAACTGCATTCCAGAACATATTATTAAGTGTTATGTCTTTATGTTGTTTTTTACAATTAGCATATGCATATCTAATACAATTTATGTGCTCTGCTAGTAGTGCCAATGTGGTAACGACATGAATGAGACCCTGCATGAATAACATGAGTGTAGAATGAGATGAGTGCTATGACAATCATGATGAAGCAACAATGTATGTGTGACATAAATCTACATTTTATTGGTTTGAAATGAAGGTAGTTCCAAGACCATTATTTATTTCAAGCTTCTTAATGAGAATTTTTATGAACCAGGTCCAGCATTCTGCGTTCTCAATCTCTACAACAGCCCATACAATAAGGAACATTTGATCATCCTCGTCAATCCCAATAGCACACAATAACACACGTCACATACGAGTCTTTATATGATGCCCATCCAACCCAATGATTGGCCTGCAGCCACTGATGAAGCAATTCTTGAGTGAACTGAACCCAACATATATAGCCTTAAACACAGACTCTTCATccaaaattaattcaaatatacCTTGTCTATCAACCATTTTCATCCCAACTATGTGTATCATAAGCTTAGCATAATGCTCGGCTATTGTCCCACTTAAGGTATCAAGTGTTATAGTTGTGGCCATATACAACCTATTCTTACCAACATCCACTTTAAACCTCTGAACAAAGTCACTTTTCAAATAAGCTACTATGAAGTTGTGCTTGATCATAAGATTATTGAGATATTGCTTTGCAATCCATTTAGAACTCACAAGCAAGTTTTTCACCGTTCTGATTCTTCTAAGTTTTTTATTATGAAAGTCTCATCACCCTTAACCTTACTGCCATAGCATTTCCAGAGGCATGGTGGAGTGAATTTGGCCCAACATCACTCTTTGCAAACCCTACTGAAATCATTTCCCGCCCCTCAGTTGTTGATTTGTTCCTAAGTGCCTTCTGACATTGGATATCACTCTCGAACTTCATCCCAAGCTTAAGCTCTACGGTTTTTTGGTCAAATTTGGATCATAGGTCACTTTCTTTTtctagcatcatcatcatctacatCAGAATTGACCTCAACATTGAATCATCATAATCAGACTCACACACTGTATGCTTATTTCGTACAACCTCAACTACGACAAACTTCCCAATGTCATTAAAATAGGCCTTATCTATCCTAACAATTTTCCCATTGATCACATACTCTTCATCATCATATCCTAATTCATTATCACTAAAACTATCATCATTGTCTTGATCATCAAAGGGTACATAGTCCTCATCATCTTGTCATGGTTCATCGGAAAAATTATCTAAGGTAAATTCATTGTCAATTTGGTTGGTGTTAGGCTCAATTGGAATGAATTCAATGGTATGCTCACCCCtctttacctttttttttttcagttgttTTATTCTATTTACCTTTACCCTTCGCACGGACATGCTTTAATTTATCATAAAATTAAGCTATGTCATCTTCTACTCTACATAAACAATCTTCCCCATATAGCTCATCTAGCTCAACTGCACTCAAGTCCTCTACTTTTACTGGAGCAGAATCCATTAATTTAATCCTAACTTAACATAAATATTTGCATCCCTACATTTCAAGTCCTCATACCTTAAACCCTTAATCACATACTCCAAATCAAAATACTCAAACATGTCTACATCACAATAATGCTTAGTAAATATACCACTCGTAATATATAAATCTCAACCCCAATATTCAATAAATTTTCCACCATGCGTAATCTACAATGCAAATGTGTCTCTGCAACAAAAAGTTTGGACAAAGCAATCAATTACTCGCTAATTCATACCGAGTAATGTTGATGTATTCTTTTCAACATGAATGTGATAAACCCAAGAAAGATTCGAATATTCTCAAATAAAAAGCTATAAAAAATCATACATTTCATTTTTGgagaataaagaataaagaagAGGGACCTATCTATTTTCCATtctaattaacatcataaaTTTGGACCACCACGAGCTTCAAATGATACGTTAGACAACAAAGCCCTACTTTCAATTAACAAATATGTATGCTATCCTCACACGTGACAACACAGTAGACCGATCATAAGAAAAAAACAACAAGAGTCTACAGCTTCCTTCTGTAATCATATCGTGGGAACGAAGCCTTGAGGAAGAAAACAAAACCTAACTTTCTGttttttaaagtacacaaaaTGCAAGAAAAATGTCATCTCAGACGAAAAAAAATGTCATCCtagcaaaataaattaatatgtaAACAATATTTTACACGTAACTATAGATAAGTTGCCAGAGAGCTCGTTAATgtcaaaaattagaaaaagtaTTAAGTTCATGTATTAGTGAATAGAAAAGAAAACCATGTTAAATTTTAGAAAGCGataaaaatttgtatatttacgTGCGACTAACAGTagaaaatttatactccctacgtccacaaaaaatgtgccacaattttctttttcgtccgtttacaaaaaaatatgtcacatccatttttagtagtagggtccacaccattccactcacatttaaagtgggacccttactccactaccaatttcactcatattttattaaaactcgtgccttaagtaaagtgacatatttttggtggacgaagggagtaatttatagtatgtttttttttttactcaatttatttaaaaaggCTATTCTATATTTTGAGGTTTTCAATCAACACCACCGTTTCCGAAACCCTGAAATTCAGAGTCGATTAAATGTGCTGCAAGCACTTTCAggtgcttctctctctctctcaaggtGTGGGCAGGGCAGACGAGAAGCGTTGAAATTTCATTTTGTATAAATTTGAAAACTGAGGTAAAACTTTTTCAAGCATTCTTCTGGGGCCAGCGCTTTTTACAATTTCTTCCATTTCGAGAGTGCACTACATCTGTTCGAAGAAATGCTCGTTCAATTTTCtgcataaattttattttctatcttcCATCATTGCCTACGAATATCTCGTTTATTGCAACAATGGAAAAGATATTATGCGTTTCTTTTGTTTAATCGGTATACAATTTTTGTCTCTGTTTCATCAGAATGTTGTCAAAGTCGAAGATTTTCAACTGTTCGTCGCTGCGGCAGGCTTCATTTTCCTTAAAGAATATTTATACAGGAGACTATGCTATTAATGTAAATGGAGTTAGGTCTGCATTGCTCAATAGGTTTTGCACTGTTGCTGAGCCACTGAAAGCCGATGCCTTACCAACAGCGGATGAGTCGCCTGAGCTTCCCGATTGGGTTAAATCTTCTGGTGAGGAGGCGGAGACGGAGCAGACACGTGCTAAGAGGTTGAAGAATGACGATTTTGTGCCTCCCTCGGTATCTTACTGGATCGAGAATCACAAGATTCATGCTCAAGATGTTGACATGAAAAGCGTAGTAAATGATATTGTAGAGACTGATATTGATAAGGTGAGTGAGATTCTGAAGAATCATCACTTTGAATCCCCCGATTCAGTTGTGAAAGCTTTGGAGGGTTGTGATGTGAATGTGTCCGAGAGTTTGGTTGAGCAAGTGTTGAGGAGGTTCAGCTGCGACTGGATTCCAGCATTTGGATTCTTTAAGTGGGCTGAAATGCACAAGGGGAGCACTCATTCAGCTCACCTATACAACTTGATGGTCGACAATTTGGGGAGGGCGAGGAAATTTGATGTTATGTGGGAACTGGTGGGAGAAATGAAGAGCGTGGAAGGGTATGTCACTTTGAACACGATCACTAAGATCGTGAGGCGTCTTGCAAGGGCGGGTAAGTATGATGATGCAGTGGAGGTGTTCGAGAAGATGGAGGTGTATGGAGTGGAGAAAGACATTACAGCAAGGACTATGGTGATGGATGCATTGGTGAAGCAAGGAAGCGTTGAGCATGCTGAACGACTCCACCTCGATTACATGGATCGAATACCTCCTAATTTGTCGACCTACAATGTGTTAGTCCACGGTTGGTGTAAAACTAGGCAGATGGAGAAAGCTAAAAAGATGATTGACGAGATGAAGGAGCTCGGGTTCTCCCTGAATGCAGTCACCTACACTAGTGTGATCGAGAGCTACTGTCGTGAGAGAGATTTTCGCAAAGTTGAGGCCACGCTGGAGGAAATGAAGGGGAACGGTGTGCAGCCTAGTGTGGTGACATACACTATCATAATGAACGCGCTGTCAAAGGCGAGAGAAACGGATAAGGCTCTGCAGATTTATGAGCAGATGAAGCAGAAGGAGTGCTCCCCCGATGCTGCCTTCTACAACGTGTTCATCCAGGCTCTAGGGCAAGCAGGCAGGCTGAAGGACTCGGATGCTGTCTTCGAGGACATGCTGAGGCAGGGAGTTTCCCCGAACACGGGTACCTACAACACGCTGATCCTGATGGCTGCCAACAGGTTGGAAGAGGAGAAGGCTCTGAAGATGCTGAGGAAAATGGAGGAGGAGGGGTGCAAGCCTGATAGGTACACATATGCGCCGTTGTTGAAGATGTGCTGCATATTGAACAGAATGAAGGTGCTGTCGTTTCTGCTGAGCCACATGTTCAAGAACGACGTGGGCATGGAGCTCGGGACCTACTCGATGTTGGTGAACCGGCTCTGCAGGAACGGGAGGCTCAATCGTGCTTTTACCATCTTCCAGGAGATGCTGCGCAAGGGCTTTGTTCCCATGGATTGTACGTATCAAATTCTTGTTCAAGGCCTCGAGAGGAAGGGAATGCTGCAGGAGAAGCAACAACTTCAAGAATTGATGTCTCAGCCATCCTAGGATACGATCATCTCATCATTTTCCatcttttctttgtttttgatGCCAGACATAACCATgcctatttctttcttttcttttttgcgtTATATAGTTTGGGTAATCACACTGAACAAAATAGTTGGAGGTAAAATATCTTTACAAAAGCTTGCATCCAGATATACAATGCACCTCTCCAATTAGGGTGCATTAATTTCCAATGCAGATTTATCAatctataattataatttattaatttccaATGCAGAGTTCCgcctcaaaaataaataaataaattccaaTGCAGAGTTTATTAGGATTTTATTAGTGCCTcataattaaaaagtaaaatacaAGCCCGAGTACAGAAAAATGTGTTGTATATTGAAAAATACTGAAACATCTGTTGCATATTGTCTGTACAATGTTGCGAATGCAACTCCTTCCTACAAGATtacaaaaacagcaaaaattAATCACAACTAAGCTATCAACAAggatttaaattaaatttctatCCCTCAAAAGGCAAACAGAAACCAAGAAATTTTTGTGATCCCAAAGAAATCATCAAGACAAACATTTCAAGCGGCTGAGGCGAGGTAACTTTCTATGGATTGACTTCTCCAATTCACTCTTCCCCAAGAACTCCTCGATCAACCTAGACGAATTTCAGCATAAGCAAACAAATATGAATTATATTTCAAATGCACCAAGAATATAAGCCGCCATGTGTACTTACATGCTGCAAATAGCCTTTTGTGACGCTGCCAGCTCCCGATCAGGAAAGCAGTCGTCCATATGAAAACTCAGCCAAACGTACAGATCCAGAACCTATAGTTACCAAAAGAAGAATAACTCAACGGAGACAACTAAATTTGGACGATGGGTCCACGAAGATACTAGTATTACAGACCTTATGAATTGATTCGAGCTCCTTCAGTTGTTTCTGCGACTTGGGAATCTTGAGTGTTCCGGGGGTAAATATTTCCTTAAGCCGCACGATATGATTTGTACAATAACTTGTTGCAAACTGCCATCAGATAAATAGGGtagaattattaaaaaaaaatcgttccATTAATTAAACAAGGTGGGCAGGGCAGATCTCACCTGAGTGAGTCCCTGAGACGAGATGTCATCCTCCATGTCAACAGGACTGCAAATAAAAATGCAAGTTAGTTACCATGATCAACATATATCACTATCTACAAAGGGGTTTTCTATGTATTATtgtttaaaaactaaaaatacacAGATAATTCAATAGCAGGACAAAAATGTCACCTCGTAACAAAGAGATACTTATCATTCAAACTGAGAGGTAGCTCATCTATTACAGCAGCAACTTCCTGTTCATAGACAACGCATAATTAGCATCTACAATGATAAATATATAAGGAAGATGAACAAGCATATATGGGAGAGTGAAGTAGATATCTCTTGTGTGGGGAGCAGTGGAGGAAGCAAGCGTACCAACATCTGCTCGCAATTAGTGATAAAATAGTTATCCGACAACTTGGCATTCTCGACAAAATGCTCCTAGGAAAGAGAAAGAGCAGAGAGGTATCAGAAAATCCCTGAAGCAGACAcgtgcacacacacacacacacagaggcGTACCAGTATCTGCTGTAGACCATAAGTTGGATGTAAACGTGAAAACATAAGTAAAAGATCAAAGCTAGGGAAAAGTCCAGCTTGCTGCATCACAGACATGTCCAACCAGAAATTGTCAAGGCAAAATTTCCGGCTAAAGTTGGTTTAAGCTGGTAGAGAGACACCCTAATTACCTCCAGAGTAGGAGAAGGGGAACTCAGTGATGAATGAAGTAAAGGTAGATCATCAGCCTTTAGACAAGTGACTTCACCGACAGGAAATTTAGATTTGTATCTTCCAGCTCTTCCTACAAGAAAAtccatgaatatatatatatattatgtacaAAAAATTGTAATCAGAGATTCTTGACATGCCCGAGTTCCTTAACAGAGAGGTACCATATACAAGCACgagaagaaaagaaggaataTAAAAAATACACAAAAGCACATTCACCAATAGACAATGATCTACCTAGTGTTACATCCACACTACCAATTATGGTAATAATTGGTGTCAAATGCCAGAGAAACCAGTTTATGTATATTTCAATCAGCTGACAGGATACGTGAGAGGGCTGCAAAATGTTAATAAACCCACCCCTAACGGTAAAACATGTCATGGCTGCAATATGACTCCAAAAATTCTAGGAAATTACTACTGTTAGACAAAGACTCATCTAAGAATTTGCCAATCAACATTAATCTTAGTGAAATGCAAGTACAGGTGGCGACAGAATAGCTTACCAGCAATCTGTTTAATCTCAGAAATAGTAAGGTCCCGCATTTCTGTACCATCAAATTTTTTCAGTGTTGAAAAAATTATTCTGGATATGTTAAGATTGAGACCCATTCCAATGGCATCACTTGCCACAAGAACATGAAAATCATTGTTTTCGTCATTGAACATTGTTGCCTGCAATCTTAAAGAAATGATTAATTCAGCCATTTTCTGCCTCATCaaacaaagaaatcaaaatgaaaatagaaagaaaaataagattCTGCTGTAAGACCAATGGCATGTACTTTGAATTGAAAATGACATATATGACTGAatagatgaaagaaaaatataagaTTAATCAAAACAGAAAAAAGTGAATCCTGTGGAAAAAAAGTGATCTGCAGACCCCTTAAACATTAAAAGCCTTCAGTAGAAGGATATATTTCAACCGCATCGCAAGGAGAAAATCAAAAGGACACATAAGTTgagaagacaaaaaaaaaaactatccaATTCACCAAactatttaaataaacaaactCCCTAGCAAGACAAATGATAGCGAAAAAGAACCTGTCTGCTTCGAGTCTCTGGAGGCAATGAACCATAAACAACAGAGCAGAGATGCTGCCTTTGATCTTCGATTAGTCTCTGCCAACATCAACAATGGTATGAGGGGGAACTCAAAAGCCAAACATGAACTAGTGACCACATTAAAATCTGTATAAGGATCAATTTGATTCAAATCAATGACATTGTAATTGTTTGAAAGCCTCTAAATTTATATTAGAAGACCTGTACACAAACAAAAATCAAGTGACTCCTCCGCTTTCGACCAAAACTAAGATGCACATCCAACTTGCAAGTATATAATTAGATTACAAATCATTGATTAGTTATGTGTCTGGCTTATTGTGCTTATGTGAAGTAATAATCTAAATTAGTGAGAGCATAAATTATTTGTAGTTTCTTCATTTGCAATTGCAAGCCATAAGTTTTTTAAGTCTTTTGTGCACATGGTTCTTGTATAATGGTGAATGTAGAAGGCTTCAGAAAGTTGCAgctgtatttttttattttttatttatcttttataataataataattattattattattactttgattttgttttttttttttttggggggggggggagagagagggggagtgTTAGTGGGTAggtataagggagagggttggaCAATGAGTACATAAACCTATCTAAAACAAAATATACCGGAAGTTATCCATACCTTCATTTTGTATATCTCATAACGTGAGAAT is a window encoding:
- the LOC131001139 gene encoding pentatricopeptide repeat-containing protein At3g22670, mitochondrial-like, coding for MLSKSKIFNCSSLRQASFSLKNIYTGDYAINVNGVRSALLNRFCTVAEPLKADALPTADESPELPDWVKSSGEEAETEQTRAKRLKNDDFVPPSVSYWIENHKIHAQDVDMKSVVNDIVETDIDKVSEILKNHHFESPDSVVKALEGCDVNVSESLVEQVLRRFSCDWIPAFGFFKWAEMHKGSTHSAHLYNLMVDNLGRARKFDVMWELVGEMKSVEGYVTLNTITKIVRRLARAGKYDDAVEVFEKMEVYGVEKDITARTMVMDALVKQGSVEHAERLHLDYMDRIPPNLSTYNVLVHGWCKTRQMEKAKKMIDEMKELGFSLNAVTYTSVIESYCRERDFRKVEATLEEMKGNGVQPSVVTYTIIMNALSKARETDKALQIYEQMKQKECSPDAAFYNVFIQALGQAGRLKDSDAVFEDMLRQGVSPNTGTYNTLILMAANRLEEEKALKMLRKMEEEGCKPDRYTYAPLLKMCCILNRMKVLSFLLSHMFKNDVGMELGTYSMLVNRLCRNGRLNRAFTIFQEMLRKGFVPMDCTYQILVQGLERKGMLQEKQQLQELMSQPS
- the LOC131001141 gene encoding DExH-box ATP-dependent RNA helicase DExH16, mitochondrial-like isoform X3, translated to MSSLLFRRRISPSLLPDNTDVYYSRWESKFRTSCAIYQCIRKLSSYRTSSKFDFTDLTRPHTWYPVARRKKRNVILHVGPTNSGKTYHALKRLESSPSGIYCGPLRLLAWEVAQRLNKAKVPCELITGQEREEIDGAKHKAVTVEMSDVNSDYSCAVVDEIQMLGCRTRGFSFTRALLGICADELHLCGDPAAVPLVKEMLKVTDDVVEVKYYERLSPLVPLDVPLGSFSKIQTGDCIVTFSRYEIYKMKRLIEDQRQHLCSVVYGSLPPETRSRQATMFNDENNDFHVLVASDAIGMGLNLNISRIIFSTLKKFDGTEMRDLTISEIKQIAGRAGRYKSKFPVGEVTCLKADDLPLLHSSLSSPSPTLEQAGLFPSFDLLLMFSRLHPTYGLQQILEHFVENAKLSDNYFITNCEQMLEVAAVIDELPLSLNDKYLFVTSPVDMEDDISSQGLTQFATSYCTNHIVRLKEIFTPGTLKIPKSQKQLKELESIHKVLDLYVWLSFHMDDCFPDRELAASQKAICSMLIEEFLGKSELEKSIHRKLPRLSRLK
- the LOC131001141 gene encoding DExH-box ATP-dependent RNA helicase DExH16, mitochondrial-like isoform X1, with product MSSLLFRRRISPSLLPDNTDVYYSRWESKFRTSCAIYQCIRKLSSYRTSSKFDFTDLTRPHTWYPVARRKKRNVILHVGPTNSGKTYHALKRLESSPSGIYCGPLRLLAWEVAQRLNKAKVPCELITGQEREEIDGAKHKAVTVEMSDVNSDYSCAVVDEIQMLGCRTRGFSFTRALLGICADELHLCGDPAAVPLVKEMLKVTDDVVEVKYYERLSPLVPLDVPLGSFSKIQTGDCIVTFSRYEIYKMKRLIEDQRQHLCSVVYGSLPPETRSRQATMFNDENNDFHVLVASDAIGMGLNLNISRIIFSTLKKFDGTEMRDLTISEIKQIAGRAGRYKSKFPVGEVTCLKADDLPLLHSSLSSPSPTLEQAGLFPSFDLLLMFSRLHPTYGLQQILEHFVENAKLSDNYFITNCEQMLEVAAVIDELPLSLNDKYLFVTSPVDMEDDISSQGLTQFATSYCTNHIVRLKEIFTPGTLKIPKSQKQLKELESIHKVLDLYVWLSFHMDDCFPDRELAASQKAICSMLIEEFLGKSELEKSIHRKLPRLSRLKCLS
- the LOC131001141 gene encoding DExH-box ATP-dependent RNA helicase DExH16, mitochondrial-like isoform X2, whose translation is MSSLLFRRRISPSLLPDVYYSRWESKFRTSCAIYQCIRKLSSYRTSSKFDFTDLTRPHTWYPVARRKKRNVILHVGPTNSGKTYHALKRLESSPSGIYCGPLRLLAWEVAQRLNKAKVPCELITGQEREEIDGAKHKAVTVEMSDVNSDYSCAVVDEIQMLGCRTRGFSFTRALLGICADELHLCGDPAAVPLVKEMLKVTDDVVEVKYYERLSPLVPLDVPLGSFSKIQTGDCIVTFSRYEIYKMKRLIEDQRQHLCSVVYGSLPPETRSRQATMFNDENNDFHVLVASDAIGMGLNLNISRIIFSTLKKFDGTEMRDLTISEIKQIAGRAGRYKSKFPVGEVTCLKADDLPLLHSSLSSPSPTLEQAGLFPSFDLLLMFSRLHPTYGLQQILEHFVENAKLSDNYFITNCEQMLEVAAVIDELPLSLNDKYLFVTSPVDMEDDISSQGLTQFATSYCTNHIVRLKEIFTPGTLKIPKSQKQLKELESIHKVLDLYVWLSFHMDDCFPDRELAASQKAICSMLIEEFLGKSELEKSIHRKLPRLSRLKCLS